TGACGAAGCCATACTTGTACTCCTGCTTTACCAATCCCTCGATTGTCTCGGTTGCTGTACTCATTAAAACGAAAGTGTAATCCTCTGTGATTGCTGCTTCTTGTCAACCCGCGCTATTTGTTTTCAACAGCGCAACTGCCGCATCGGCCGCGGATCGCAATGTCAAATCGCGTCGCCTTGAACCCTTCAGGCAGCGCAATTGCGGCCGAGCCCTCGGGAAGGTCCACATCAAACACTTTGTGGCATCCGTCACAATAGAAGTGACAGTGCTCCTGCATGTTCGGGCAAAAACGCGCGGCACCGCGGTCCACAGTCACCTGCCGCGCCAGGCCGGATTGCACGAGGGCGTCAAGACAGTTGTAAACCGTGGCCATTGATATCTCCGGCATTCGCCCCTTTGCCCGGATGAATACTTCCTCAGCAGTGGGATGATCCCGTTTTTCGAGCAAAACGTCGTAAACCTCCTGCCGCTGCGGAGTAAACCTGAATCCGCTTGTGGCAAGGCGCTCGTTGATCTGCGTATCGGGTGACTTCTTCAATGGAACTCGCCGAACCTACGCAGCGAACACCACTGTGTCAATATCTGGAATAATTCTAAATCCAAACTGGCTCTGTGGCGGCGGGCATCCTTGCCTGCCGTGGAGCCGCGGCTTCCAGCCCGGTGGAAGGAACCTCAAACGAAGCGGAGCGCGTTGAAGGAATCTGAGTGCCTCTCGCGTGCTTGACGTTTTTTCCGGTGGCAAGGATGCACGCCCTCTGCGTCAGGCAAGATGCCTGACGCCACTCTCGTGCGGCTTGTTCGTTGCGCGTGGCTTGAAGTTCGGGCGGATGAATAAATCAAAAGCCCCTCCTGGGGAAATCCAGAAGGGGCCGTGCAAAACGTGAGTCGTTTAGAACTTGTAGATGATATTGCCTGCGACCAAAACAGCGTTGCGCTCATTCGGCGCGCCGGAAGTGCTGGCGTTAACAGGAATTCCAC
Above is a window of Verrucomicrobiia bacterium DNA encoding:
- a CDS encoding transcriptional repressor, whose protein sequence is MKKSPDTQINERLATSGFRFTPQRQEVYDVLLEKRDHPTAEEVFIRAKGRMPEISMATVYNCLDALVQSGLARQVTVDRGAARFCPNMQEHCHFYCDGCHKVFDVDLPEGSAAIALPEGFKATRFDIAIRGRCGSCAVENK